The genomic window CGCTGGTGGGCATTCCGCTCGCAGCCACGCCGGGCGACGCAAGCATTGTTGTGCGCCCCGAAAGCGGTGCAGAAAAACAGATCGCCTACACCGTGGCGCCCAAGCAATACCGCGAGCAGCGCCTGAACGTGCCACCGCGCACTGTCGACCTCTCGCCCGAAGACGAGGCGCGCTACGAGCGCGAACGCGCGCACCTTGCCACCGTGATGGCCACGTTCACCGACCTGAGGCCCGATGCCTCGCTGCAGATGCGCGTCCCCGTGCCGGGCCGTCGCTCCAGCTCGTTCGGCCTGCGCCGCGTGTTCAACGGCCAGTCGCGCAATCCGCACAGCGGCATGGACATCGCGGCCGGCACCGGCACGCCTGTGCTGGCACCGCTGCCGGGGCGGGTGATCGACACGGGCGACTATTTCTTCAACGGCGGCACCGTGTGGCTCGACCACGGCGGCGGCCTGCTGACGATGTATTGCCACCTGAGCCGGGTCGATGTGAAGGTGGGCGATGAGCTGAAGACCGGTGAGCAGCTTGCGGCTGTGGGAGCCACGGGGCGAGTGACGGGGCCGCATCTGCACTGGTCGGTGATGTTGAACCGGGCGATGGTGGACCCGGCGCTGTTTGTTGCGGCTTGAGATAACCCAGCATCGGCGACGCATTCGCCTCTGAAAGCCTCGTCGCCTGATCTGCCGACCGATCTCAGATCGGCTTCGTCAAATACACCGCCTCGCGCCCCACGATCACGCGCTGTGCGGGCATGAAGATCGTGCACTCATCGCACGGCGCGAGAATCTCGTCCGGGCCGTTGGTGGCGATCAGCTCGCCCTTGGCAAAGGTCTCGAAGCCGATCAGCGGGCGCACGAACGCAAACTCTTCGGACTTGATGATGTGCGTCTGAAGCAGCTCGAAGCGGCGCTGCGGTCCGGGCGCGGGCGCCGCCGGGTCTTTGTCGATGAGGCCGAAGTGCGCCAGAAAGTCGAGCGAGATGGCGGTGGCAAGCTCTGACGCGGAGCGCAGAAAGTGCTGGCCGCACTCGGCCACCAGCGCCACGCCCTTGCCATCGCGAAGGCCGTGGCGGCCATGCTGGATCAGCGGCGTGCCGGAGCCCAGGCCTTCGGGCATGACCAGGTGCACCGAAGGGCGGCCAAGGGCCAGTGCCGCTTCGGCGTTGCGGTCATAGGCCGGGTACACCCAGAACGGGATCACCGGCTGGCTGGTGGAGTGGATGTCCAGGATGTGGTCGGCCGCGCTCACCACCGGGCGCAGCACGCGGGCGCGGCGCAGTTCGGGGCTGTCTTGGGTGCCGTCGAGCCACTCGGGCGACCAGATGCGGTTGAGGTTGTGCACCAACTGGCGGCTGTCGAAGGGCAGCGCCTCGTTGAACGACTCGTAGGCCTCCACGTTGGCAAAGCTCACGGTAAGCGTGCCGATCTTGGGGCGCACGTTGGTGTCGAGCAGATGCGTGGCCGCCGTCATGCCGCAGATTTCATTGCCGTGCGTGAGCGCGTTGATCAGCACGTGCGGCCCGGGCTTGCCCGATTCGAAGCGGTGCACGTAGTCGATGCCGATGTTGCCCTTGCGGTACGCGGAGATGTCGCGGGGGAGGACTTCGAGGGCGGGGGGCGTTTGGGTCATTGGCTGTGTGAATATTCAAGCGGAGGGGTCGGGCGAGTTTGCTACAGGCCGCGCTTTTTTGCTCTTGTGCCGGCCGCAGCTACATTGAGCGAACAGTCGCATACGGGATCGCTCAACCCCGTCTTTCTCGAGCAAGCCGGATGCATACGCTTCAAATTTGAAGCGTATTCGCCGCAAATACGCTTCAGCCCAGCTTCACTTACCAGTTCACCTCACGCTCCGGCGTCGCGGAAATGTGATGGATCGACAGGTCCGCGCCGTCGTATTCCTCTTCCTGCGTGAGCCGCAGGCCCATGGCCGCCTTGAGCGCGCCGTACACCACCGCGCCCGCAAGCGCAGCCCATGCCACGCCCACCAGGGTGCCGATGAGCTGCGCCCACACGCTCACCTCGCCGATGCCGCCCAGCGCCTGCGTGCCGAAGATGCCGGCCGCGATGCCGCCCCAGGTGCCGCACAGGCCGTGCAGCGGCCACACCCCGAGCACGTCGTCGATCTTCCATTTGTTCTGCGTGAGGGTGAACATGAAGACGAAGATGCCGCCGGCCACGCCGCCCACCACCAGCGCACCCAGCGGATGCATCAGGTCGGAGCCGGCGCACACGGCCACCAGCCCGGCGAGCGGGCCGTTGTACACAAAGCCGGGGTCGTTCTTGCCCATGGCCAGCGCCACCAGCGTACCGCCCACCATGGCCATGAGCGAATTGACGGCGACCAGGCCGGAGATCTTGTCGATGGTCTGGGCGCTCATCACGTTGAAGCCGAACCAGCCCGCACACAGGATCCACGCGCCCAGTGCCAAGAACGGAATGTTCGAGGGCGGATGCGCACTCAGCGAGCCGTCGCCGCGGTAGCGATTGCGGCGCGCTCCCAGCAGCAGCACGGCCGGCAACGCAAGCCATCCGCCGACCGCGTGCACCACCACCGAACCCGCGAAGTCATGAAACTCGTGGCCAGTGGCCGCGGCAATCCACTCCTGGATGCCGAATGCCTTGTTCCACGCAATCCCCTCATACAGCGGATAGACAAGGCCGACGATGACGGCCGTGGCGATGAGCTGCGGCCAGAACTTGGCGCGCTCGGCGATGCCGCCCGAAATGATGGCCGGAATGGCCGCGGCAAAGGTCAGCAGAAAGAAAAACTTCACCAGCTCGTAGCCGCTCTTGGCCGCCAGTTCGGTCGCGCCGACGAAGAAGTGAGTGCCATAGGCAACCCCATAGCCCACTAGGAAGTACACGACGGTCGAGACCGAGAAATCGACCAGGATCTTGACCAGCGCATTGACCTGGTTCTTCTTGCGCACGGTGCCCAGTTCCAGAAAGGCGAAACCGGCATGCATGGCAAAGACCATGATGGCGCCGAGAAGGATGAACAGCGCATCTGCGCCCTGTTTGAGTGCGTCCATGGGAGCTTCTTGCAGTTTTTGGTTTGAATTGGTGCATCGCACCCGAATCGCTCGGGGCAGCGCCGCAAGGAAGCAAAAATGGTGCCTGAATGCTCTTTCATGGTGCTCATCGGCGCGAAATGAGCGTTCTCAGTGCAAACACCGCACCGGAACAGGACGCGCGAAGAGGCGGCGCCCTCGTCAGCCCAGGCCCGCGCGCAGCGCATCGCGATAGCGCCGGCTGCACGGCACGGTAGAACCATCGTGCATATGCAGCCGGGCGTCGCCGCCGTCGAGCGGCTCTATCTCCTTGATGCGCCCCAGGTTGACCGCGTGGCTGCGGTGCACGCGCACGAACCGGGCAGGGTCGAGTTGCGTCAGAAAGTCAGTGAGCGTGGCGCGCAGCAGATAGTCGTGGCCGTTGACATGCAGGCCGACGTAGTTGCCTTCTGCCTGGAGCCAATCGATGTCGCCGGCGGCAATCAGGAATTCGCGCCGCAGCTTGCGCACCAGAAAGCGCTCGGGCCGAGAGGGCTGCGCAGGCGGCGCCGGTTGATGCACGCCGGGCTCGGCGGACGCCGCCTCGGGCGGGTCGAGCACACGCGCCTCGCCCTGCAGCCGCAGCATGAAGACGCCGTAGACCCAGATGCCGAACACCATCGACAGGTAGGCGCGCACGTCCTTCAGGTATTCGTAGCCCCAGCGCCCCGTCCAGCCAGCGAAGTCGTAGCGCTCGCCCATGGCCGAATAGACCACGGCCCGCAGTGCGAACATCGCGGCCACGTGCACCAGGCTGAAGACGACGCTGGCGGCCAGGTGCCAAGCCAGATAGCGCAGCAGATGCGTGCGCGCCAGCGGCGAAAGCCGGCGCTGGACGGCGACAACGGCCGGCACCAGCGCCAGCAGCACAAGATGGCTGGACACCTCCCAGGTCACGATTTCCCAGGCGGCGCGCGGCACCGCGCGATCGCGCGCATCGATCAGCGCCACGGTCGTGTTGAACACCGCCTGCAGCGCCATGAAGACGACCCAGAAGCCCACTTCCACCCAGCGGCGGATGGGCTCGTAGCGCTCGTACAGGTTCTTTCGGGAATCTCCCATGCCCGGGATTCTCGCGATGATCCGCGCACCGGCGGGCGAATTTCGTCCCTGGCGGGCACCGCTCGTCACAAACAGGGGACGATCCGTCCCTTGTGCGCGCTGCAGGCGGCGGCCGGGCACGACCATCGCGGCTTCTCTCCAGCGCTTTCAATGAGGAGCCCCGATGCCCGCATCTCCCGCATCTCCCATTTCGCCCGATCGCCGGCACGACATCGACGCGCTGCGCGCGCTAGCCTTCCTGCTCGTCATCCTGTACCACGTGGCGATGTACTACGTGGCCGACTGGCCCTGGCACCTGAAGAGCCCGCATGCGGCCGAATGGCTGCAGTGGCCGATGCGCGTGCTCAACCTATGGCGCATGGACCTGGTGTTCCTGATCTCGGGCGTGTCGCTGGGTTTTTTGAGCCGCAAGCAGGGCACCTGGCGTTTGCTGCGCAGCCGCGGCGCCCGCTTGATGCTGCCGCTGGCCTTCGGCATGGCGGTGATCGTGCCCTACCAGGCCTATGCCGAAGGCGTGGCCAACGGACTGGTGGCGCCGGGCTTCGGCGCCTTCTTGCTGCGCTACCTGCCCATGAACGACCCGTGGCCGAAGCAGGCGTTCGCGGGCGCGGAGTTCGGCATTACCTGGAACCATCTCTGGTACCTGCCCTACCTGTTCACCTACACGGCGCTCATCGCGCTGACGCTGCCGCTGTGGCGCTCGCGCGCGGGCCAGTGGATGCGCCGCAGCTTCAACGCGCTGCGCGGCTGGAAGCTGCTATGGCTGCCGGCGCTTCCGCTATTGCTCTGGACGATGCTGCTGGCCCGGCACTTTCCGCCGACGCACAACCTGGTTCACGACTTCTACCTGCACAGCATCTTCTTCACCGTGTTTCTGTACGGCTACTGGATGGGCGCGGACACCGGCGTGTGGCGCGAGCTGGCGCGCTTGCGCCGCCTGTCGCTTGCGCTGGCCGCGGCGGTGATTGCGGCTTTCATCGTGCTGCGGCTCGGCGTGAAGAGCCCGCCTTCGGGCGTGCTGATGGACGCGCTGCGCATGCTCTACCTGTGGCTGGCGGTGGCCACCATCCTGGGTCACGGCCACCGCTACCTGAACAGGCCCTGGCGGTGGCTGCGCTGGGCCAACGAGTCGGTGTACCCGTGGTACGTGCTGCACCAGACGCTGATCATCGCGGGCATCGCGCTGCTGCCACCGCTCGCGCTGGGGCCGGTGCTGGAGCCCGCCTTGCTGGTCGCGCTGACCATCGCCGGCTGCTGGGCACTCACCGACGGGGTGATTCGCCGCTTGAACTGGCTGCGGCCGCTGTTCGGATTGAAGCTCCGGCGGGCCCGCGGCAAAGCAGAAATCACTTCACCGGCGGAGCCTCTTCCACCGGAACCAGGATGGCGCTCCCGGTCGCCACGAGCTTGAGGCTGTCGCCCTCCCCCTGGCCGTAGAGCTCGGCGGTGGTGAACACCTGCTTGCGGCCTGCCTTCACGACCTTGCCGCGCGCGATGAAGGCGCGGCCCAGCGCGGGCGAGAGGCAGCTCACCGAAAAGTGCGAGGCCAGCACCCGCCCCGCCACCGTGGCCGCCGCAAAGCCGCAGGCCGTGTCGAGCATTGCGCCGATGAGCCCCGCGTGCAGAAACCCGGCGTACTGGCCCATGTCTTCCTCGCGCCACTCCATGCGCAGTTCGGCTTCGCCCGCGGCGGCGCGGGTGACTTCGAAACCGGCCCAGCGATTGAAGGCAGCGGTTTTGTTGATGGCCTGAATGGTGTCGAGCATGGGGGTCTTTCAAAAAGAAAGGATGGAGCGTCGAAGACGATGAAAGATACGGAGAGCCACTCTACGAAGCGGCTCCGCCGGGCGCCGTCGCGCGGGAGACCCGCACCGCTTCGACAGTTGCCTTGGCGACAGCGCACTTTTTTTGCCGGAACTTAACCCCGGTTTGGAAGCCCCGCCGTATGAGTGGAGGAACGATCCACTACCGAGGCTCCGATGAAAGCGATCTCTTCTTCCTCCTTCTTCTTCCGTGCCGACCTGCGCGCCACCGTCGTTGCCGCAGCCTGCCTGGTGCTCGGCACCGGCGCCAATGCGCAGGCCGTGGCAACCGCCGCCGGCGCAGACGCGTCGCGCATCACGCAAGTCAAGGTGTACCCCGGCAGCGCCACGGTGGAGCGCGTGGCGCGGGTCGCGGCCGGCAGCCGGTCGGTCACCTTTGCCTGCCTGCCCGCCGGGCTCGACGTGCAGAGCCTGCAGGTATCGGCCGGCGCCTCGGTGCGCCTGGGCGAAACCTCGGTGCTCAATGAGCCGCGCGAACTCTCCGCACGTTGCGCGACCAGCGCGCTCGACGGACGCATTCGCGACCTGGAAGACCAGAAGGCTGCATTGCAGGCCGAGAGCGATGCGCTCGGCCTGGTCACCGGCTATCTCAAGGGGCTCTCGGGCAGCGGCGAGCCGGCGCAAGGCGCCCGCGCACCGATGGACGCACGCAACCTTGCCGCAATGACCGACGCGATGCGCCGCACCGGGCAGGATTCGCTGCTGAAGCAGCACCAGATCCAGCGCAAGCAGACCGACATCGACCGCCAGCTCAACCCGCTCCTGGCCGAGCGCACGCGCACACAGGGCAACGGCACGCAGGTCGTGGCCGTGACCGTCACGCTGGCCGCCAGCGCCGACACCGACGTGAAGCTCAGCTACCAGGTCAACGGCCCGGGCTGGACGCCCACCTACCGCGCACTGCTCGACACCGCCACCCGCAAGGTGCGCATCGAGCGCCAGGCGCTGGTGGCGCAGGCCACGGGCGAAGACTGGCGCGGCGTGAAGCTGGTGCTTTCCACCGGCCAGCCGCGCCGCGAAACCACGGGCCGCACGCCAAGCGCGTGGCGCATCGGCATCGAGCCGCCGCAGCGCGCACCCGCAAGCCCGGCCGTCGCGATGATGGCGGCGCCGGCGCCCGCGGCATCACTCGACCGGAAGCGCGCCATGGCCGAAGCTGCGGAACCGCTTTTCGACGTGGCCGTGTTCGACAACAGTTTTGCCACCGAATTTGCCGTGCCGCAGAGCATCGACGTGCCGTCCAACGGCCAGCGCGTGACGCTGGCACTGGGCCAGCATGAAGACACGGCGAAGCTTGCCGCGCGCACCAGCCCGCGCGTAGACGCCAGCGCCTTCCTGGTCGCAGAACTCGCGCAGCCCTCAGGTGTATGGCCGGCCGGGGCGTTGCAGCTGTACCGCGATGGCAACTTCGTCGGCAGCGGCCGATGGAATGCACCCACCGATGCAAAGCTCACGCTCTCCTTCGGCCGCGACGAACTCGTGCGCGTGCAGGCCGAGCCCGAGCAAAACAGCCAGGGCACGGGCGGCTTTGTCGGTTCGCGCGCCGAGCGCAAGGTGCAGCGCGCCTATGTCGTCGAAAACCGCCACCGCACGCCCATTGCGGTGCAGGTGCTCGAGGCCGCGCCGGTTTCCGTCGACGAGCAGGTGCGCGTGGCCGCGCAGTTCGCGCCGCAGCCGGGTGAGCTGGCCTGGAACAAGCAGCCGGGCCTCGCGATGTGGAGCTTCGACCTCGATGCCGGCAAGACCGCGCGCGTGGCGGCCGACTACACCATCAGCTACCCGAAGGACGCTCGCCTGCAGATGCGCTGAGCGAGCGCGCCCTGTTCAGCCCGCCTCGGGCGCCTGGCCTTCCGAAGGCTCGGCGCCCGGCTTGCGCTTTTTGCCGCGTGCCGCCTTCTTGGCTGCACGTTCGGCATCGATGCGCTGGCCCTCGGCCAGCCATTGAAGGAACTCCGCGGGCGTCTCGAGCGTGATGCGCCCCAGGTTGCCGGCGCGGAACTCGTGCATGACGATCTCCGCGGCCTTTTGCAGATTGACGCGGCCCTTGCCCAGCAGCGCGCCGCGTTTGCGGCCGATGGCGTCGAGCAGCTCTTCGTCCTTCATGGCGGCAATGGCGGCGGCGTCGTGCTCGGCCAGCTTGAAGCGCGCGGTGATGCCCTCGGCATAGTTCGCCTTCAGGTAGTTGAGCAGCTCCAGCGCCACTTCTTCCTCGTCGAAGGCGTTGCGGCCCACAGCGCCGCTCGCTGCCAGGTTGTAGCCGCTCTTGGGCACCACGATGCGCGGCCACAGCATGCCTGGCGTGTCCCACAGGTAGAAGTCGTCGGCCAGCGTGATGCGCTGTTCCAGCTTGGTAATGCCGGCCTCGTCGCCGGTCTTGGCCTTGCGGCTGCCGGTCAGCGTGTTGATGAGCGTGGACTTGCCCACATTGGGAATGCCGCAGATCAGCACGCGCATCGGCTTGGCCATGCCGCCGCGGTTGGGCGAAAGCTCGTGGCAGGCGCGCACGATGGCCTGCGCCGGCGTGGTCTGGCTCGCGTCGAGCGCAATGGCGCGCGTGGCCGGCAGCCCGTTGTAGTGCGCGAGCCAGAGCGCGGTGCGCGCCGGGTCGGCCAGGTCCTGCTTGTTCAGCACCTTCAGCGAGGGGCGGCCGGCCGTGAGATCGGCCAGCATAGGGTTGGCGCTGGAGCCGGGCAGCCGCGCGTCGAGCAACTCGATGACCACGTCGATGTCCTTCACCCGCTCGGTGATGGCCTTCTGGGTCGTGTACATGTGCCCGGGGAACCACTGGATCGCCATCGATGGATGCTCTTTCTTTCGCTCTGTCTGGGAGGGGCCGGCTCGAAGGCCAGGTGCGCATTGTCGACGGGGAACGTGCGGCAGATCACACCGCTACGTTTTCCATAGCTGCAGACGGCCATTTTGCCTGCGCTGCGGCGTGCCGCACCCCTAGAATCCGCGCGCTGCACCCGCAGCCGCTTTCAAATAATCATTCGAGGGAAATCCATGTTCAAGCGCCTTGCCGCTGCCGCCCTGCTGGCAGCCACCGTTGGTTCCGCGACAGTCGCAACCGTTGCCCATGCCCAGCGCCCCACGCCGCCGCAAGGCCCGATGATCGACGGCTACCTGTGCTGCAACATGCGCACCTACGGCAGCTCGATCAGCGACATCAACTACGACGAGCAAGGCACCAGCATCGTGGCCGTGGGCACGCCGGCCCGCATCACGGCCTACGACATGCGCTGGTTCAGCGCCGACCTGGCCGGCAAGCCGCAGCGCATCAAGAACGACTACAGCCGCAACATCACGCTGATCGACTTTGCCAAGCGTTACGTGGTGACCGAAGACCCCAAGCAGAAGATGGCGGCCTTTCCGCCCGCGATCCGCAATGCCATCCTTGCCGTGAAGGTGATGCCCGGCATGACGCGCGAGCAGGTGCTGATGGCCATCGGCTACCCCGTTGCCGCCGAGAACCCCAGCCTCGACGCACCCACGTGGCGCTACTGGCGCGACAGCTGGTCCGAGTACCAGGTCAACTTCGACGAGAAGGGCCTGGTCAAGTCGGTGATCGGCGACCCGGTGGCGCTCAGCCGCGTGCTGGCACCAACACCTTAGTTCGCGTTGGCGCGCGTCTCGGCGAGACACGTGCAATCCATTAGATGTTTTGCATCGCGGGGGGCTGTTCCGCCCCTATCATTTGACTGAACGCGGCGCATCGGCGCGTCGGTCGAATTGAAACTTTTGATGGAGTTACCGCGATGAAACCCGTCTCCGAACTGCTCAAGCGCCACGACTCCGCGGCATGGCGCACCTCGCCGGACGCCAGCGTGTTCGACGCGCTGGCCACCCTGGCGCATTTCGAAGTGGGCGCGCTCATGGTGATGGACGGCGAGAAACTGGTGGGCTTTCTTTCCGAGCGCGACTACACCCGCAAGGTGGCGCTGCAGGGCAAGAACTCCAAGGAAATGAAGGTCTCGGAGATCATGACGCCCGACGTGATGACCGTGACCCCGCAAACCCGCACGCGCGCCTGCATGGCGCTCATGAGCCAGCGCAAGTTCCGCCACCTGCCGGTGGTCGACGGCGACAAGGTGGTGGGAATGATCTCCATCCAGGACCTGATGGACGACATCATTGCCGACCACGAAGTGACCATCGCGCAGCTCACAACCTATATCCAGAGTTGATCCCATGCCTGCCCCAAGGTGGGGAACACGCCTACGCGCACCGGGCCTGTTTAGGGCGCACAGTAGGGGCTCGTTCATCCATCAGCAGGAACACGGCATGCAGATTCAGGTCAACACGAGCAACGGTGTCAACAACAAGGACGCGCTGGAGCGCTGGGCCGATACGGAGATCAAGCAACAGCTGGGCCGCTTCGTCGACGACGTGACCCGCGTCGAAGTGCACCTGAGCGACGAGAACCACGACAAGGCCGGTGCGGGCAACAAGTGCTGCGTGATGGAAGCACGGCTTGCGCACCACCAGCCGCTGGCCGTGACGCAATACGCCACCACCCTGGACGAAGCCTTTCGCGGCGCGGCCGAAAAGCTCAAGCGCCTGCTCGACAACACGCTGGGCCGGCTGAACAACCACCGCGACCGCGACTCCATCCGCAAGGACGCAGGCTTTATCGCGGAGTAGCGCCGGCAAGCGCCCGCGCCTACCGCCGATTGCGGGGCTTCCGCGCGGGTGACTTGGGGCCGGACGTCTCGGCCGGAATCAACGGCGGGCGGTGGCCGGTCTGCATCCACTCGTCGTAGAAATCGATCTTGCGGTCGACCAGCGACAAGGCGCGCTTCCACTCGGCGATGGTTTCGGTTACGCGCGCGCGGTGCGCCGCGAGCAGGTCGCGCCGCTGCGGGAGCGTGGTCTTGCCCAGCAACGCAAGCGCGGTGTACTCCCGCATCTCGGCAATGGTCATGCCGGTGCGGCGCAGCCGGTCCATCAGGTCGAGCCAGCCCACGTGCAGTTCGCCGTAAAGGCGCCGGCCGCCCTCGTCGCGCGAAACGCCGGGCACCAGGCCTTGCGCCTCGTACCAGCGGATGGCGTGCACCGTGCGGCCGGTGCGCGTGGCCAGTTCGCCGATATGGAACGGGGTGCCGCCGTCAGCCGTCATGGGCGGCGGCGGGGGGCGCCTGCAGCGCCTCCTGCACCAGTGCGGTGTCGAAGTACTCGGTCAGTTCCTTC from Variovorax paradoxus includes these protein-coding regions:
- the bamE gene encoding outer membrane protein assembly factor BamE domain-containing protein; its protein translation is MFKRLAAAALLAATVGSATVATVAHAQRPTPPQGPMIDGYLCCNMRTYGSSISDINYDEQGTSIVAVGTPARITAYDMRWFSADLAGKPQRIKNDYSRNITLIDFAKRYVVTEDPKQKMAAFPPAIRNAILAVKVMPGMTREQVLMAIGYPVAAENPSLDAPTWRYWRDSWSEYQVNFDEKGLVKSVIGDPVALSRVLAPTP
- a CDS encoding LytTR family DNA-binding domain-containing protein, producing MGDSRKNLYERYEPIRRWVEVGFWVVFMALQAVFNTTVALIDARDRAVPRAAWEIVTWEVSSHLVLLALVPAVVAVQRRLSPLARTHLLRYLAWHLAASVVFSLVHVAAMFALRAVVYSAMGERYDFAGWTGRWGYEYLKDVRAYLSMVFGIWVYGVFMLRLQGEARVLDPPEAASAEPGVHQPAPPAQPSRPERFLVRKLRREFLIAAGDIDWLQAEGNYVGLHVNGHDYLLRATLTDFLTQLDPARFVRVHRSHAVNLGRIKEIEPLDGGDARLHMHDGSTVPCSRRYRDALRAGLG
- the ylqF gene encoding ribosome biogenesis GTPase YlqF → MAIQWFPGHMYTTQKAITERVKDIDVVIELLDARLPGSSANPMLADLTAGRPSLKVLNKQDLADPARTALWLAHYNGLPATRAIALDASQTTPAQAIVRACHELSPNRGGMAKPMRVLICGIPNVGKSTLINTLTGSRKAKTGDEAGITKLEQRITLADDFYLWDTPGMLWPRIVVPKSGYNLAASGAVGRNAFDEEEVALELLNYLKANYAEGITARFKLAEHDAAAIAAMKDEELLDAIGRKRGALLGKGRVNLQKAAEIVMHEFRAGNLGRITLETPAEFLQWLAEGQRIDAERAAKKAARGKKRKPGAEPSEGQAPEAG
- a CDS encoding succinylglutamate desuccinylase/aspartoacylase domain-containing protein; this encodes MTQTPPALEVLPRDISAYRKGNIGIDYVHRFESGKPGPHVLINALTHGNEICGMTAATHLLDTNVRPKIGTLTVSFANVEAYESFNEALPFDSRQLVHNLNRIWSPEWLDGTQDSPELRRARVLRPVVSAADHILDIHSTSQPVIPFWVYPAYDRNAEAALALGRPSVHLVMPEGLGSGTPLIQHGRHGLRDGKGVALVAECGQHFLRSASELATAISLDFLAHFGLIDKDPAAPAPGPQRRFELLQTHIIKSEEFAFVRPLIGFETFAKGELIATNGPDEILAPCDECTIFMPAQRVIVGREAVYLTKPI
- a CDS encoding acyltransferase family protein; the protein is MPASPASPISPDRRHDIDALRALAFLLVILYHVAMYYVADWPWHLKSPHAAEWLQWPMRVLNLWRMDLVFLISGVSLGFLSRKQGTWRLLRSRGARLMLPLAFGMAVIVPYQAYAEGVANGLVAPGFGAFLLRYLPMNDPWPKQAFAGAEFGITWNHLWYLPYLFTYTALIALTLPLWRSRAGQWMRRSFNALRGWKLLWLPALPLLLWTMLLARHFPPTHNLVHDFYLHSIFFTVFLYGYWMGADTGVWRELARLRRLSLALAAAVIAAFIVLRLGVKSPPSGVLMDALRMLYLWLAVATILGHGHRYLNRPWRWLRWANESVYPWYVLHQTLIIAGIALLPPLALGPVLEPALLVALTIAGCWALTDGVIRRLNWLRPLFGLKLRRARGKAEITSPAEPLPPEPGWRSRSPRA
- a CDS encoding CBS domain-containing protein, with the translated sequence MKPVSELLKRHDSAAWRTSPDASVFDALATLAHFEVGALMVMDGEKLVGFLSERDYTRKVALQGKNSKEMKVSEIMTPDVMTVTPQTRTRACMALMSQRKFRHLPVVDGDKVVGMISIQDLMDDIIADHEVTIAQLTTYIQS
- a CDS encoding PaaI family thioesterase; its protein translation is MLDTIQAINKTAAFNRWAGFEVTRAAAGEAELRMEWREEDMGQYAGFLHAGLIGAMLDTACGFAAATVAGRVLASHFSVSCLSPALGRAFIARGKVVKAGRKQVFTTAELYGQGEGDSLKLVATGSAILVPVEEAPPVK
- a CDS encoding M23 family metallopeptidase gives rise to the protein MHSNRLHFSELLSPALNRRHALLGTLGMLALPATHATAAPAAKPKHNRAEVWPHASQVPGGVARLSLGPSAKRPAAFSGDVPLLVLGDAIEWTALVGIPLAATPGDASIVVRPESGAEKQIAYTVAPKQYREQRLNVPPRTVDLSPEDEARYERERAHLATVMATFTDLRPDASLQMRVPVPGRRSSSFGLRRVFNGQSRNPHSGMDIAAGTGTPVLAPLPGRVIDTGDYFFNGGTVWLDHGGGLLTMYCHLSRVDVKVGDELKTGEQLAAVGATGRVTGPHLHWSVMLNRAMVDPALFVAA
- a CDS encoding HPF/RaiA family ribosome-associated protein, whose translation is MQIQVNTSNGVNNKDALERWADTEIKQQLGRFVDDVTRVEVHLSDENHDKAGAGNKCCVMEARLAHHQPLAVTQYATTLDEAFRGAAEKLKRLLDNTLGRLNNHRDRDSIRKDAGFIAE
- a CDS encoding MerR family transcriptional regulator, translating into MTADGGTPFHIGELATRTGRTVHAIRWYEAQGLVPGVSRDEGGRRLYGELHVGWLDLMDRLRRTGMTIAEMREYTALALLGKTTLPQRRDLLAAHRARVTETIAEWKRALSLVDRKIDFYDEWMQTGHRPPLIPAETSGPKSPARKPRNRR
- a CDS encoding DUF4139 domain-containing protein — encoded protein: MKAISSSSFFFRADLRATVVAAACLVLGTGANAQAVATAAGADASRITQVKVYPGSATVERVARVAAGSRSVTFACLPAGLDVQSLQVSAGASVRLGETSVLNEPRELSARCATSALDGRIRDLEDQKAALQAESDALGLVTGYLKGLSGSGEPAQGARAPMDARNLAAMTDAMRRTGQDSLLKQHQIQRKQTDIDRQLNPLLAERTRTQGNGTQVVAVTVTLAASADTDVKLSYQVNGPGWTPTYRALLDTATRKVRIERQALVAQATGEDWRGVKLVLSTGQPRRETTGRTPSAWRIGIEPPQRAPASPAVAMMAAPAPAASLDRKRAMAEAAEPLFDVAVFDNSFATEFAVPQSIDVPSNGQRVTLALGQHEDTAKLAARTSPRVDASAFLVAELAQPSGVWPAGALQLYRDGNFVGSGRWNAPTDAKLTLSFGRDELVRVQAEPEQNSQGTGGFVGSRAERKVQRAYVVENRHRTPIAVQVLEAAPVSVDEQVRVAAQFAPQPGELAWNKQPGLAMWSFDLDAGKTARVAADYTISYPKDARLQMR
- a CDS encoding ammonium transporter, encoding MDALKQGADALFILLGAIMVFAMHAGFAFLELGTVRKKNQVNALVKILVDFSVSTVVYFLVGYGVAYGTHFFVGATELAAKSGYELVKFFFLLTFAAAIPAIISGGIAERAKFWPQLIATAVIVGLVYPLYEGIAWNKAFGIQEWIAAATGHEFHDFAGSVVVHAVGGWLALPAVLLLGARRNRYRGDGSLSAHPPSNIPFLALGAWILCAGWFGFNVMSAQTIDKISGLVAVNSLMAMVGGTLVALAMGKNDPGFVYNGPLAGLVAVCAGSDLMHPLGALVVGGVAGGIFVFMFTLTQNKWKIDDVLGVWPLHGLCGTWGGIAAGIFGTQALGGIGEVSVWAQLIGTLVGVAWAALAGAVVYGALKAAMGLRLTQEEEYDGADLSIHHISATPEREVNW